A portion of the Hemiscyllium ocellatum isolate sHemOce1 chromosome 42, sHemOce1.pat.X.cur, whole genome shotgun sequence genome contains these proteins:
- the LOC132834857 gene encoding small ribosomal subunit protein eS27-like, whose product MPLAKDLLNPSPEAERRRHKKKRLVQSPNSYFMDVKCPGCYKITTVFSHAQTVVLCVGCSTVLCQPTGGKARLTEGCSFRRKQH is encoded by the exons ATGCCT TTGGCGAAGGATTTGTTAAACCCGTCTCCAGAAGCAGAGCGGAGGCGGCACAAGAAAAAACGCTTGGTTCAAAGCCCAAACTCGTACTTCATGGACGTCAAGTGCCCAG GCTGCTACAAGATCACAACCGTGTTCAGCCATGCCCAGACGGTGGTGCTGTGTGTCGGTTGCTCCACGGTTCTGTGCCAGCCCACTGGTGGCAAGGCCCGCCTGACTGAAG GCTGTTCATTCCGGAGAAAGCAACACTGA